Part of the Rhinoderma darwinii isolate aRhiDar2 chromosome 2, aRhiDar2.hap1, whole genome shotgun sequence genome, GAGGCAGAGAAACGCACGTAACACACATAGAAGTAGAGTCTGCATATAGTCTCTGTAAAAACTGCTAAAGTGACCCATtccttcctcccccccccccccccctcagcagcACACATTTTACTTCCTTACAATTACTATTCTCAGAAAGTCTTTTATGGCCCGTTTGTCATTTATGAAAAATATTGCAAAGATAAACTGTAGTGTTAGTCATCTCAAGACATATTTCATTTCTTTTCTAAAGCTGTGCCAGTAAAATGACATTTGGAACAGAACTGCCACGTGCGTAAAACACATAATGGAACATTTCCAGAGCTAAACTTTAAATTAATCTACAGTCCTGTGATTATGGCCAGGAATACTTGGATGTTATAGAGCGGTGATGTATTACAGAGGGCTACCTGTGTGATTTCCTAGGGCAAAGGGATACAGAAGTCATATTTATGCCTGATGCTCCCTAAAGATGCCCACATCTAGGCTCAGGCAAAATCTTGATATTTTCGAGATCCTACCAAAAGTACAATAGAATAAATGCACCCTTAAAAATATTTTGCTTGTGTACTAACCGTACTCAAAACTTATTGATGTCTAATAAAAGCTACCACATAACTAAGTGGCAAGGTACATGATGTCACTGTTTCTTACCATCTATATTAAGCATCATTTTCCACATGGCTGGTCTGACAGATTGATGAAATCCAAACCAGACTTCTCTTCCTCCTCCCAGAGGGTGGTCATAGCCTTCTGGAGCAGAGAAGAAGGAACGTCCTACAGGGGTgtacctaaaataaaaaatagtaattaGTAACAAAAACAAGATATGCTACCTATACAAAAGCAAAAACAATAATCTTTTATGGTAAAACCTTAAGGCAGCTTTGAGTAGCTAACATGAAGGTGTTAATTTTCTATCAGGACAACCCCTGTATATGCCCTAGTATGTTATATAGACATCCCAGAGTGGGGTCTACTTCTCTGGACCCCACTCTATTAGACAGGGCGGAGAGTGACTACAAAGTTAGCAGCTCTGtagaatgggataataaatatatTCAGCACTGTGTGAGGGTTATTTTTTCTGCATATAACATACTGTGATCCACCAGAATCTCATCTAGAGGATAGCTGCTCATGAGAGGTTCTATGCGGCCCTTTTACAAATCATACTTTAGCCGCATGCTCTACATGTTGACAGCTGACTGGCCTGTTATGTGACATATTCACTGCTAAGCAACAGTGAATGTAATTGGTCGAACACCACAGACTCATTCCTGGATGGACACACCCCTTAGACTCATTTGACTCAACACAGAAAATAGCTCAATGGTAACTAAAAAAATAAGAGGTAATATTAACTGAATACTGCcattaaaaataatattataatataacactaattgtaacaaaaaaaatggtGTAGGCGCTCTTTCTGGTCAATCCTCCACCTACTTCATGGATGGCAGATGCCGTAAGACTACATCAACAGCATGGACAGGGTTGGTGCTTATTGGCTTGTCCAGTTCCAATGGCTCTGGAAGGGACCTCCCAGTAAGTACTTCATGCAGCAAGTGCCAGCTTATCCTAGAGACAAATTTTATGGAGACCTTGAAGGGACGATCTTTCCCTCCTTCCCCTGGTAATGTTACATCCAAGTccacctaaaaataaataaaagatttgaGAATCAAAAGTTACATGAAATGACCGAAAAAGACAAATTACCTACTTGAGGTCTATTCTTTTTACACACTAAATAGACCCAAACCCTTTCATTTTTAAAGCCCAAAAATGGCACACAGACCATAAGTAAATTTAGTGCCCTTTAAAAACCTTTCTACAATGTAGAACTGTCTGTCCGGATGTAACCTGGCCATtaatcaatttttattttattttttttacactggaaATTAGACCAGATCCCAATGTGTGTTGTAAATGTGTTGGAAGAGTTAATTTCTGCAAGAAGATGTaaaccagatttgaaaaaatatcaATATACAAGACCGAATTAGCTGTGACATCCAGTGAAACAGCCAGACGATGTCGTCAATATGGGTCAACAAAACTTATTGGAGGGGATTTATAAAcaaaagtgggtggggcttattGAGAGGAGTTGGGTTACCGCGGCCCAATAAAttgactataatttatgccagaaaactggcgtaaattatagtgcaaatcGACACCAGCTGACAGCTAATGCATGACGTATCATTAAAATAATGAGTCAATAGGTGTTCAGACTGGTCTGACTTGTATATCCCGTGTTACATAGACGGCAATAGTGCAGTAACAACCTCTTCATACAACGAGTAATCCAATTCATGTGGATTTTGTGAATATCCAATGTGATGATGACTTGTTAGTGAACATAGAACACTGGCCAACTACTTGTATGACAAAAGTAGAATACCCCAGGTCAATGACAGAACAGGACTTACCCCAGTAGATGCTACAGGCAGTGGATTGGCGGTGTACAGGCTTCTTTTGCCATCGTACACTGGTCGACGGTCACCAAATATGGTGACTTTGAAATGCTGGACCATGGAATCAACAACCTCCCTAGTGAAAAAGTAGAGTCAAAATAATGTAGTGGAAAATGAAATCAAATTCTTAATTAACAGACAAAGAAAATGAGTGCAATGAAATggaatatgaatttattttaaaatcaaaACAATCTCCGGTGCAGCCGATGCCGCCGATGCAGCTTGTATCTCCGTCACTGGGGAGCTCATGCCTGCTTAATGCTCTCTACAATGCCCTGCGTTGTAATCGATGGTACCGACCAACTAAATCTACTGCTGATCCTGAAAGTACACGAGACATAAAGATGGCCAACACAAGTGGAGTAGGAAAGGTACCTTTGCAATAGTGACATTATTTATATGCACTGCAGTATAATGTCTACAGCTGtgtgttcttaaagggaacctgtcagcaggttTTACCATTATAATCTGTTCCCACCACGCTGTAGCACATTAAACCTCTTTCTAAACCCATGACTATGTGTCCACAGTAGTGCCGCATACCCTAGTTATAAAAACTCCTGTGCTGTATGCTAATTAGGGCTGAAGAGTCCATTGGGCGTATCCACAGCTCCCAAGTGTCCAGCCCATGTTTGCTTGATGACGCCTTCTACATCATCCGCAGGCCTCCTCAAATCTAGTTAGATGAGGACCTGCCGACAGGTTCCAGAGTCACAGAGACACAAGCTGTATGAATACATCAGCTTATATGTCTGtaacgtacgctataaatgatcaaaaacattttaaaacatcCAGGTAAGAGGGAGATTTTCAATACAAAAGAAAGAGATttgtcaaaactagtgcaaagaaaAGTGGATTGTAGCCCATAGCAAACAATCAGGTCATTGCTTCATTTCCCAAAGGGCCTTTGAaaaaatgagaggtggaatctgattggttgccatgggtaactactccacttttcctttgcaccagttttgataaatctcccccaaaacGTATTTAAAAGATGCCTACCAGAAGACAAATACAAAAGACCCCGTTTGTATAAAAAGGTTTGTTAGTATCAACACTGAGATATAATTGTCCAAAGCATCAAGAGATTCTAATGACAACATTTCCTGTTTCACGCTGTCACGtggagtgttgtcatggggacgtTATGTTGATCTAAATAACCAAATAAAATAATGTCTTTTCATCTTCTA contains:
- the LOC142741813 gene encoding protein argonaute-3-like; its protein translation is MEIGTTGPVGAQPFFVVPRRPGYGTMGKPIKLLANCFQVEIPKIDVYLYEVDIKPDKCPRRVNREVVDSMVQHFKVTIFGDRRPVYDGKRSLYTANPLPVASTGVDLDVTLPGEGGKDRPFKVSIKFVSRISWHLLHEVLTGRSLPEPLELDKPISTNPVHAVDVVLRHLPSMKYTPVGRSFFSAPEGYDHPLGGGREVWFGFHQSVRPAMWKMMLNIDGSRKYQDFA